Proteins from a single region of Oreochromis niloticus isolate F11D_XX linkage group LG7, O_niloticus_UMD_NMBU, whole genome shotgun sequence:
- the LOC100705823 gene encoding troponin I, fast skeletal muscle — protein MATEKRLSARRKHTLKSCMLVVAGNLLDAEANVKAKERETFLAEKCPPVELPYSRDELLELCKKLHEQITISEDERYSIEFKLNMVLNEVRDLNIKIVDLRGKFKRPRLKKVRMSADAMLKALLGSKHTVNMDLRANLKQVKKEVKEEDKQLRDVGDWRKNIEDKSDRKKMFDS, from the exons GAAAAGGCTGTCTGCGAGGCGTAAGCACACCCTGAAG AGCTGCATGCTCGTGGTGGCAGGTAATTTGTTGGATGCTGAAGCGAATGTGAAGgccaaagagagagagacgttTTTGGCAGAGAAATGTCCTCCTGTCGAGCTGCCGTACTCCAGGGACGAGCTGTTG GAACTGTGCAAGAAGCTTCATGAGCAGATCACCATCAGTGAAGATGAGAGATACTCCATAGAGTTCAAACTGAACATGGTGCTGAATGAG GTCCGGGACCTCAATATCAAGATTGTGGATTTGAGAGGAAAGTTCAAGAGACCCCGGCTGAAGAAAGTGCGCATGTCTGCTGACGCCATGCTCAAAGCTCTGTTGGGCTCCAAACACACTGTTAACATGGACCTGAGGGCCAACCTGAAGCAGGTCAAGAAGGAGGTGAAAGAGGAG GACAAGCAGCTGCGTGATGTGGGAGACTGGCGTAAGAACATTGAAGACAAGTCTGATAGGAAGAAGATGTTTGATAGCTAA